The Methylomicrobium agile genome has a segment encoding these proteins:
- a CDS encoding BrnT family toxin, protein MDFEWDPKKATANRRKHGVTFEEATSALRDVFSATAHDPDHSDSEERFVTFGISSQGRLLAVSHTDRGDAIRIISARLATNAERQIYEEG, encoded by the coding sequence ATGGACTTTGAATGGGATCCGAAAAAAGCCACTGCGAACCGGCGAAAACATGGCGTTACCTTTGAAGAAGCAACCAGTGCTTTGCGCGATGTATTTTCGGCTACAGCCCACGACCCTGACCACTCGGATAGTGAGGAGCGATTCGTAACATTTGGTATTTCCTCTCAGGGAAGGTTACTTGCGGTATCGCATACTGACAGAGGGGATGCAATTCGAATTATATCGGCAAGATTAGCAACGAATGCTGAGAGGCAAATTTATGAAGAAGGTTAA